The region TTTTATATAGGGAAGGGTGTATTATTAACGTTGtaaatttaagaatattttatttattaccgTTGTAATAAATACATTTTCTAACCGTCGAAATAAAGCTAAGTGTACTAGCTCtattaataaatataactaTAGTAAATGACTATGATCTATAATTACTCATTGAGACAGTCTATGATGGACCTTCAAGGTTTATTATAAACCACGGGAATAAAGGTTTTTATTGGAATGAGAAGCTTGCTAAATTTGCCCAAGTCCaacagaccaaaaaaaaaaaaaaaaagaaccccaAACgccaaatctaaaaaaaaagaagcaataaataaataaaataaaataaaataaataaaaagacttgatactatttaaacattataataacactttaatacatcatatgagagtccacatccattagacacatgatcaaaatagttttaggacacctaatggtccttaaatcactaatattagtctaacaacaacaacaacaacaacccagtgaaatcccacaacgtgaggtctggggagggtagagtgtacgcagacctgactcctaccaaggtaggacggtacattttcgaaagaccctcggctcaatagaaagcataaaagcataacacgaggtcagataaggccaagagattcaaagcgatatgaaaatgcaaataactaaagcgactaagccatgatgaagcAGTTTATAAAGGAGCAGTAgctatcacagataaaataagataatcaaagtacaaaatAACAAATAGTAGCGAAAACCAAAGCACAAATgtgactactaatatgaaaggataaacgttactatctactagccttctaccctaatcgagtcctccataccctcctatctaaggtcatgtcctcggtaagtcAGAATCGCGCtatatcctgtctaatcacctctccccaatacttcttcggcctacccctacctcttctgaaaccatccatggccaacctctcacacctccgcactggggcatctgtgcctctcctcttcacatgtccaaaccatctcgCCCGTttccgcatcttgtcttccaccgaggccactcccaccttgtcccgatagcctcattcctaatctCGTCACTCttggtgtgcccacacatccatctcaacattctcatctcggcaactttcatcttttgaacgtgagagatcttaactggccaacactccgccccatacaacatggtcggtctaaccaccactttgtagaacttgcccttaagttgtggtggcactttcttatcacatagcactccggaagtgagcctccatttcatccaccctgccctaatacgatgtgtgacatcatcgtcaatctccccactgccttgtataatagacccaagatacttgaaactacttGTCTTCTGAATgacctgggtaccaagcctcacttccacgccagCCTCTTGAGGTGcttcactgaacttgcactccaagtactctgtcttggtcctactcagcttgaatcctttagactccaaagTTTGACGccaaacctccagcttagcgttgactccgctacgagtctcatcgatcaagactatgtcatccgcgaaaagcatacaccatggcacctcgcCTTGAATATGccgcgtcaattcatccatcgccaaggcaaataaaaatggactaagagctgatccttgatgcaaccccatcacaacTCGGGAAGTGctcgagtctcctcctaccgtccttaccctgttcttggctccctcatacatgtccttgatcaccctagtgtacgccacaggtacacctttagcctccaagcatctccataggatCTCCCTTGgaactttgtcgtaagccttttctaggtcgatgaataccatatgtaagtctctcttcctctccttatactgctccaccagtcTTCTTATAAGATGGATGGCCTCTGTAGTTGAGCGTCCCGGCATGAATCCAAACCGGTTCTCTCGAAATAGCtacacctctcctcaccctcatctccaccaccctttcccacactttcatagtatgGCTTAGCGGTAAaagatacctctatagttgttgcaactctTGATatcgcccttgttcttgtataGAGGGATCATTACACTCgacctccattcttcgggcatcattgtcgtcttaaagatgacattaaacaacctagtcAGCCACTCCAAACCTGCCGAGCCCGCaaacttccaaaattctccaggAATCTCATCGTGTCCCGTCGCTCTTCCCCGCGCATCCTACGAACAGCacccttaacctcctcaaccttaATACTCCTGCAATACCCAAAATCGCGACGCCTCCCTGTAAGttctaaatctcccaacacaatgtccctgtccccttcttcattcaagagtttatgaaaatatgataTATATCTCCGTCTAATGTGAGCCTCTTCTACCAATACTTTGCCAtgctcgtccttgatgcacttcacttgatccaaatCACGTGCCCTCCTCTCCCTTGCCTTGGCTAGCCTCGAACAATTTCTTATCCCCGCCTTTTTCCTCTAGTTCCGCATAAAGGCGTTCAAAAGTCGCCGTTTTTGCCATCGAAACCGCCAACTTCGCCTCCTTCCTCGCCATCTTATAAAGTTATCTGTTCGTCCACTTCTCCACCTCATCCTCGCTTTCTATAAACTTCGTATACGCCACCTTCTTTGCTTCCACCTTCCTTTgcacttctccattccaccaccaatcccctcGATGCCCACCCCGACTACTCCGTCGAGACCCCCAAAGACTTCCCTAGCTACTACCCTAATGCAACTAGCCGTTCTATCCCACATATTTTCGCATCCCCACTACTATCCCACGCCCCCACACAGCCGCAATTTCTCTCCCATCTCCGTGGCACTAGTCATGGTCAAACTCCCCCATCCGATCCTAGGCCGAACACCCACGACCCTCTTCTTTCTCGTCATCTCGATCCCTAAATCCATCGCCCAAGAGCTTATGTCGGGTTGTAAGGTTGTCGCTCGGGATGACCTTACAGTTTTTGCACAGACCTTTGTCATCCTCGCTAAGGAGTAGAAAGTCTATCTGAGTCTTAGCCACCGAACTACGGaaggttaccaagtgctccTCCTTCTTTGGAAAACTCGAATTGGCTATCACCAACCCAAAAGCTCTTGCGAAATCCAAAAGTGCGACTCCTCCTCCATTCCTGTCCCCGAAGCCAAAACCTCCATGCACATCATCATAACCCCCGAAATAGACCCGATGTGCCCATTGAAATCACCTCCCACGAATAGCTTCTCGCAGGTGGTATACCTCCCACCACCTCgtccaaatcctcccaaaagtgctttttttcCTCCTCGCTCAAGCCCGTTTGCGGCGCATACGCACTAATTCAATGTTCAAAGTAAACCTTTCAACGACCAACTTAATCGCCATCATCCTGTCGTTAACCCTCCTAACCTCCACCACCCGATCCCTCAAATCACTATCTACTAAAATGCCTACCCCATTCCTATAGTTCGACCTACCAGAGAACCAAAGCTTATACCCGTCTACCTCCTTAGCTTTAAGGCCTACCCATTTGGTCTCTTGAACACAAGCTATATTAATCTTCctcttcttaagaatcttaactagctCTATGGATTTCCCCGTTAACGTCCCAATGTTCCAAGAACCTACTCTCAGCCTAGACGCTCCTCTAACCCACTTACCACTCCCAACCCTCCCCGACGAGAACATGACCCTAGTCTACCATCAATAACCAAAGCCAAAAAAGCTAGTATGAactaataaattattaaaaGGGCTACAAAAAGCAAAATATAACTACGGTGTATGGACAAAGAATGGATACGAGCAACTATTTACCAACTCCAATTGAACGAACTCGTTCGCCGTCAAAACACCGTTCACCGCCGGAATTACTGTTCACCGCCGTGGTACGTTCACCGCCGCAGTAATGTTCACAAAGACCGAAAggggagaagagaagagagagagggggaaaaggaaaaagaaaaaaagaaaatggagggaGAAGGAGGAGAGCGAACCGGCTCGAAAATGACGCCGGAAAACTCACCATTTAAGGCGTCGGATCGGCGCGCCGTTGGACaatataaaaaggggaaaaagaagaggtatagaagaagagaagaagaagaagaagagagaagagaaagaaaagtagATCCGGCCGGAAAAGTGGCCACGTTACCTCGGGTGTTGTAGTGGCGGCGTTACTAAATCGATCGTCGCCGACGTTAGCTATTGAACACGGAACGGATCGGAACGATTTTAAGGTAAGAACTATGAGTAGAAAATATTAGTctaaaaaagccaaaaataaataaaaagacttgatactttttaaaaattataataatactttaatacatcatatgagagtccctACCAATTagacacatgatcaaaagaCCTTAAGCACATGCAAGTAATGTTGTAAGGTTGTGCTTTGAGACAATAACTTATTGTCAGACTAATTGGATAGTAGTGATATGATTACCATTACTTGTGCTTAAGCTATTTTGATCATGTGTCTAATTGGTGtggactctcatatgatgtattaaagtattattataatgtttaaaaagtatcaagtctttttatttatttttggcttttttagactaatattagtgatttaaggaccattaggtgtcctaaaactattttgatcatgtgtCTAATGGATGGGGgatctcatatgatgtattaaagtgttattataatatttaaatagtatcaagtctttttatttattttattttatttatttttggcttttttagATTTGgggtttgggtttttttttttttttttttttttttttgggtctgtTGGACTTGTGCAAATTTAGCAGGCTTCTAGTTCCAATAAAAACCTTTATTCCCGTGGTTTATAATCAACCTTGAAGATCCATCATAGACCTTCTCAATGAGTAATTATAGATCATAGTCATTTACTATAGTTATGTTTATTAATAGACCAAACACACTTAGCTTTATTTCGACGGTTAGAAAACAAATGCAACAAACAGAAAAGGACATAAATaaaacacaacacaagaaaTATGAACATCAactatatatttcatttcattgcAACCcccaaccataccaacaaaaacATATAAAAGCTTTCATACATGAAAGCCCAAAAGCTGCTTCCATCTTCAACTTTCACCAATGAAAGCTTTGCAAAAAACTtacaacaaaatgaaaatatacataaaaactaaAACTTCATAACTAAACTAGTCAAGGGATTTGCAGTGGGGCTGCAGGGGGGTTGCAGGGCATCTGGGTCGATATTCTTCTCCTGTAAGAAGACACACAGAAATCGCTCAATCCTGTGAAGAGACCTTGTCAATCTCTTCTTGTCCTCTCCCAGCCCCCAAAAGAGCCGTTCCAAGTCATTTCGTAGTAGAAGAACATCTGTGATGCAGTTTGTAGCCTTGGGTGCCTAGGAAGGCAGAGTCTTCTGGGCATTTTGGAGATGAATGATCTGGAATTTCTATAGGCTTGAGTTTATTTGAAATGCAGGAAATAAGGAATGGGGAAGATATAAAGACTGTTTGAATCGGTTAAGTGAACTGTCACCCAATGGCTAAGAGACACGTAGCTATGGGCATAGAGGTGTCgtttaaatttgtattttatcAGTGTGATTAGACATGAAACGCTAGTATTCTTAAAAGGTAATCATTACGCTACTCAGTTTCGTATGATAAGGGTTTTAATTGGGGAGTATAGATCTCCTAAAGGAAGATTAATTTCCTAACTATGAACCATTATAGACCAACAGATTGGTTTATTATAAACACACATAGAATCTATGATAGACTAGAATAAGGTTGATTAATATTGAActaatacaacaaaaatacattcaaatttaaaaaaaaaaaaaaaaatcaagtgggATGCTCTCTCAAATAACGACACGTTGTTTTCTTGTGACCAGCCCCCTTGCAAATCGAGCACTTGTTTCTCGTCCCTTTGCTACTTCCCCTTGACTTGAAAGATTCCGGGACGCCAGGAATACGCTTCACTCTCTTCCTTCCAAGTTTGGGTCCTAAGGGGGTAGAGGAATATACATGTTTGTCTGCTTCACTGGGACTTCCCATTCTGACTCTGCAGGGACTACATAATAGTTTCACCAAATGCAAGAATGTAAGACTGAACTTTATACATGGGCGAGAAATACTCGTAGATGCTTGAACCATAATCGAAGCCGCATTTCAATCTCAAGGTCGCCATCGCGTGAGCGCACGGTTAATTTCACCAAGTCGTACTCTCTACAAGTACATGTTTTGTTCAAGAATTGACTTTGGCAGTTAGGCCACTGCCGAATACGGTGAACTCGTTGGCATCCCCTTTTATATTATTGATAAACAAGGAGTCGTCCTCATTCATCTTTTCCCTTAGCGTCTTTTCAGCCGAGGGCACAAATAAATTGATCGAACTACTGATATATGCACATCTCTGCCTGAAAATTTCATCAAACCTCCTAGAAATGGAAGTGAATAAGGCAGTCACAGGGTACTCTCTTTCATCCCTCAACATTGAGTTTAGCGACTCTGCAATGTTTGTCGTCAGCACATCATACCTATTTACTGGAAAATATACCTTGCTCCACTTGTCAAATCCAATATCAAACTCGAGGCAATTAGCAGCTTCGGGGCATTTATCCCTTAATTGCTGAAAATGTTCATTGAATTCCTGGTAACCATATACCTTTGCTGCATCATAGTACACATGAAGAGAATCTCCAcattggaaatttttttcgaagGTTATCACCAAGATGCTTCATGCATAGTCCATGATGAGCATGCTCAAAAATTCTGGAAACACCGTTGGCTATGCTCTTGTGCCTATCAGAGATGATGCACAAGTCTGGTTCATCGGCGATTATGTACCTCAGCTGCTCGAAGAAGTAGGTCCAAGATTCATCACACTCTTTGTCCACCACGCAAAAAGCAATTGGATAGATATGGTTCTCGGTATCATGTGCGATCGTGGACAACAACACACCCTTATACTTGCCGTATAAATGTGTGCCGTCAATGGCAACAACCTTTCGCATGTGTTTGTATCCTCGAATGCAAGCTCCGTAATCTACAAAGTAATATTTGAACCTGTCTGCATCATCAAGACTAATGCAAATTCTGGAACCTGGATATAGATTTTCAACCATGTACGAATAAGCCAGTAACCAAGCATACCCGTGCTCCAGTGTCCCCCTAACCATGTTCTTAGTTATTACACCTGCCTTCCCAACACTGCCAATAGCTTGGTTTACAAtggaaatccatgaaaactGTCCTCTGAACTTCCTTTGTCTTTGGCCCTTTGTTGTCAATATAGTCATTCATCAAGACTAATGCAAGGACAGCTGTCGAGGCATGCTTATGAGTGCTCGTAACGTGCTCAACCCCGTAAGTATGATCACCAACGTACTTGTATATGCGAAATCTATCCGAGTTGTCGTACTTATTGGCCCGTAACATCCAACCACAATCAGGAGAGATGTATTCCACCTTTAAAACAAAACAGGGTCTTTATTGCAGGTTTCTTTAATAAAACCTTTAAATACTCTTTATTCTCAAATGTTTTCCTACAGTAAAAATCGGTTCCATCATTGAAGTTGTGGTTGCTTTGTGAACCACTTGGTGGCTTCCCATCACCcctatcattttcatcacactCTTCGTCGTCACTATCAGGATCATCCATCTATAAAATGATCACCCATGCCCTCATGTTGTATTGAAGCTTCATCGGCTGACGGTTGTGGCAGTGGTGGGTctgtgggtgggggtggtgctGTACGATGTAGAACCAACTTAAGACCTCTCAACAATATTTATTCTTAAAACAGGCTTAGAACCATCAGCAGCAACGTCAAGCATGTACAATACCACCGGCCTATCATTCGTTATGAAAGAAGGATGGGTTTTTCCCCTAGTGGGCAAAGCATTAATCATATAACTAATGCACAAGTCGCTAGGCTCACAATTTAATTCCTCGCTTTCCATTACTCTCGTGACCAAGTCATTATACGTACCATTGCGACGTACAGCAATTAACACTGTCAACTTGCTTACAGAATTTCAATTCCAACATTTTGGGGTCTCCTCCCATTCACCCATGTAATCACCACCTACTATAATATATTTTGCCATCGACGCcataataaaatatgtaataGACTATGACTTTGGTCTACGCCTAGTCGATGACTCGTTAATGACTGTGGTCTATTGCTGACCAGAGAGCTGTACCAGATGCAGAACGAAAAAAAGCAGGGATAAAGCTCTTACCAATTGCGAACTGAGTTATTTGAATGGAGAAGTGACGGAATGTCGGAATGAGTCCGGAATTTTCGCCGGAAAAGTGAGTTTTTACAACAATGAGGAAAGCTCCTTCTCAACGATTTCTACCAGATTTTACTTACAATGGCTGAACTATGGAAGCTTGCCGTCGTTGGGGACAATTATCCGGTGAAAAGTCGGAATTTTCGCCCGAAAAATGGTCAgaaaaaagtagaaaatgggAGCTGCTGAAGCTTTTGgagggaaatattttttttttatttctactcCAAGTAATAAAAATGTTGGGGCTAAGGGGGGTCAAAGTGtagttttcaaaactttgagGCTGG is a window of Lycium ferocissimum isolate CSIRO_LF1 chromosome 12, AGI_CSIRO_Lferr_CH_V1, whole genome shotgun sequence DNA encoding:
- the LOC132039488 gene encoding uncharacterized protein LOC132039488 yields the protein MDDPDSDDEECDENDRGDGKPPSGSQSNHNFNDGTDFYCRKTFENKEYLKGQRQRKFRGQFSWISIVNQAIGSVGKAGVITKNMVRGTLEHGYAWLLAYSYMVENLYPGSRICISLDDADRFKYYFVDYGACIRGYKHMRKVVAIDGTHLYGKYKGVLLSTIAHDTENHIYPIAFCVVDKECDESWTYFFEQLRYIIADEPDLCIISDRHKSIANGVSRIFEHAHHGLCMKHLAKVYGYQEFNEHFQQLRDKCPEAANCLEFDIGFDKWSKVYFPVNRYDVLTTNIAESLNSMLRDEREYPVTALFTSISRRFDEIFRQRCAYISSSINLFVPSAEKTLREKMNEDDSLFINNIKGDANEFTVFGSGLTAKVNS